The window AATCGCTACTTTGAGCATGATCAAAAATCACCATTTTCTTCTGACTCAAATGATGGTTTATAAAATCAGTGACATTTCTCCTAACAAGAAAATTTCCGTCCATATAAATTGAATAATCGTAATCACTCAGATACTTATGTGGCAATAATTTAAATTTCCTATTATTTTTTGTATTGTCATCAAATTCAGTTTCTACTTGTATAACTTTCCAAGTTTTGGACTTGAATGGCTGATCCGTAAAACAGATGTAGTCTATACCGTGAATCTTTCTTTGTGGGATGAGATCGTTATAAGGACCAAAAATGGCTGTATATATTACTATTTTATTGCTCATAACAAAAAATGAAGCTTTAGATAAAACTAAAGCTTCATTTCATAAGATAATGGAAATTAATATCTGTAATATTCTGGCTTATATGGGCCTTCAACCGTAACACCGATATATTCCGCTTGATCTTCAGAAAGAGTATCCAATTCAACTCCAATCTTCAATAAGTGTAAAGCCGCAACTTTTTCATCTAAATGTTTAGGTAAAGTATAAACAGCATTTTCATATTTATCCTTGTGTTTCCAAAGCTCAATTTGAGCTAAAGTTTGATTCGTAAATGAATTAGACATTACAAATGATGGATGACCAGTTGCACATCCTAAATTCACTAATCTACCTTCAGCTAATAACACAATCTGCTTTCCAGATTTCATTGTAATTAAATCAACTTGAGGCTTAATGTTATCCCACTCAGCATTATCATGCAACCATGCAACGTCAATCTCATTATCGAAATGACCGATATTACAAAGGATAGCCTTATCTTTCATTAAATCAAACATATCACCTTTGATGATATCTTTATTTCCGGTAGCTGTAACAATGATATCTGCTTCTGGAAGAGCATTAACCATTTTCTTTACTTCAAAACCATCCATTGCTGCTTGTAATGCACAAATAGGATCAATTTCAGTAACAATTACTCTAACGCCAGCACCTCTTAAAGAAGCAGCTGAACCTTTTCCAACATCACCATATCCACCTACAACCGCAACTTTACCAGCCATCATAACATCCGTAGCTCTTCTTATAGCATCTACCAATGATTCTTTACATCCATATTTATTATCAAATTTAGATTTAGTAACTGAATCATTAACGTTAATTGCTGGCATTGGAAGTGTCCCCTTTTTCATTCTTTCATAAAGCCTGTGAACACCTGTTGTAGTTTCTTCTGAAAGACCATTGATACCTTCTGCTAATTCAGGATACTGATCTAATACCATATTGGTTAAATCACCACCATCATCTAAAATCATGTTCAATGGTTTTTTATCTTCACCGAAGAATAAAGTTTGCTCAATGCACCAATCAAATTCTTCAGCAGTCATACCTTTCCATGCAAACACAGGAACTCCTGCTTCAGCAACAGCAGCTGCAGCTTGATCTTGTGTTGAGAATATATTACAAGAACTCCATCTTACTTCAGCACCTAAAGCCGTTAAAGTTTCTATCAATACTGCTGTTTGAATAGTCATATGTAAACAACCCGCGATTCTTGCACCTTTTAAAGGTTGCTCTTTTCCATATTCCTCTCTTAAGGCCATTAAACCTGGCATTTCAGCTTCCGCTAATGTAATTTCTTTTCTACCCCAAGCTGCTAGGGAAATGTCTTTTACTTTGTAATCTTGTGTCTCTATCATTGTATTGTATTTTCTTCTCTAAGAATGCTTTAAGCATTGCAAAATTACCATATAAGTTTTAATTATTAAAGGTTGTAAGTGTTTATTGATCGAAAAGGTTTTCGTTAAGACAAAAGCTTCACTTCTTTAAATTGGTATTTCCTGAAATTTTCGGTTTCATCCTCTATTTCAATCACTCCCTCTGGACTTACTTTTCGAATGATTCCGTTAAACTTTCCAGTAGAATCTTCATAGAAAGCTACTTTATCTTTCAAATAAAGTTTCTCTTCATATAGTTGATGTAAGAGCTTAAAATCTCTGCTTCTCGCTATTAAATAATAATGCTCAATTTTCTCTACAACGCTTAATAAAACCTTTTCCAATTCAAATTTCTTATCAAAAACATTCTTTAATGATGTTGCAGTTGCTAGCAATTCAGAATCTTGATTTACATTAAACCCTATCCCAATAATGCTTTCTGCAATGTTTCCTTTATGTATTGAATTCTCTATTAAAATGCCTCCAATCTTCTTTTTGTTTACAATAAGATCATTTGGCCATTTTACATAAGCTTTTACGGAAGACTCAAATTCTTTAATTACATCCAAAACGGATAGTGAAACTATTCTATTCAGTTCAAATTGTTGACTAGCTAAAAGAAAATTTGGCTTTAAAAAAACTGAAAATGTTAAATTCTCCCCAGGTGGTGAATTCCATTGATTTCCTCTTTGCCCCTTGCCTTTTGTTTGGTGTTCTGTAATGATAATTGCACCTTCGTGAAGCTGTTTTTTGGCAGAGAGTTGTGCCATCAGATCGTTGGTTGAATGACAGCTTGGCAGAGAAATTACTTGTTTCCCTATAAATAAGGTATTGGCAAAGATTTTATGCAATATTATTTCGTAGATTTACAACAAAGAAACATCATAGAGTTGAAACCAAAAAATATTTAATGAATTCAGAAGCTTTAAGCAAAATAGTTGTGCAGGGAATGCAGGAGAAGAAAGCTCAAGACATCACCATTTTAGATTTAACAGATGTTAAAAACGCAGTAGCAGATTACTTTGTGATTTGTTCCGCTACATCTGACACGCAAGTTGACTCCATTTCTGAATCAGTTGAAAAATTCGTTTACAAACAAGCTGATGAAGACGTATGGATGAAAGAAGGAAACAACAATAAGGAATGGATATTAATGGATTTCGTAAATGTTGTTGCCCACATTTTCAAAAGTGAGGTTAGAACTCGTTATAATCTTGAAAACTTGTGGGGTGATGCTAAAGTCACAGAAATAGAAACGGTATAAAAATTTATAATAAACATAATGCTAAATGGTTACGTTATCCATTCAGCATTGTAATAGTTAAATAGTAATGGCAGAAAAACCAAAAGATAGCAAAAGAAAAAAAATCATACCTAAGCCGCCACAAAAGCCAAATTATCAAATATGGGTGATCATAATATTGATCTCAGTTGTGTTTGGTATTTCTTTGTTTAGCGGTAGCAGTAATGCAATAAAGATATCTGAAAAGAGATTTGAAAGAATGTATTTAAGTAATGACATTAAAAAAGTGTTGTTGCTTAAAAATCAAGGTATAGTGGAAGTGTATCTAAAAGAAGATGCACTTCAAAACTCTAAGTATATTCAAGAATTAGAAAATCAAAATCCTTGGAATTATCAACAAGGGCCACATTATTCTTTCGAAATTCCTAGCTTAGATATTTTTGATAAAAACTTCTCAGAATTGGAAAGCCAAGTTCCTGAAGAAGATAGAATTGGATATGAGGTTGAAGAGCGAACTCAGTGGTCTGAAATGTTTTGGAGCTATGGCTTCTTAATATTCCTACTTTTTGGGGTTTGGTTCTTGATGAGAAGAATGTCAGGACAAGCTGGCCCTGGTGGACAAATCTTTAACATCGGAAAATCTAAAGCCGCATTATTTGATGCAGAGAATAAGGTTAAAATCACATTTAAAGATGTTGCAGGTTTAGATGAAGCAAAAGAGGAAGTTGCTGAGATAGTAGAATTCCTTAAAAACCCTTCCAAATTCACAACATTAGGTGGTAAAATACCTAAAGGTGCCTTATTAGTAGGCCCTCCTGGTACTGGTAAAACATTATTAGCTAAGGCGGTTGCTGGTGAAGCAGAAGTTCCATTCTTCTCG is drawn from Marivirga arenosa and contains these coding sequences:
- the ahcY gene encoding adenosylhomocysteinase; this encodes MIETQDYKVKDISLAAWGRKEITLAEAEMPGLMALREEYGKEQPLKGARIAGCLHMTIQTAVLIETLTALGAEVRWSSCNIFSTQDQAAAAVAEAGVPVFAWKGMTAEEFDWCIEQTLFFGEDKKPLNMILDDGGDLTNMVLDQYPELAEGINGLSEETTTGVHRLYERMKKGTLPMPAINVNDSVTKSKFDNKYGCKESLVDAIRRATDVMMAGKVAVVGGYGDVGKGSAASLRGAGVRVIVTEIDPICALQAAMDGFEVKKMVNALPEADIIVTATGNKDIIKGDMFDLMKDKAILCNIGHFDNEIDVAWLHDNAEWDNIKPQVDLITMKSGKQIVLLAEGRLVNLGCATGHPSFVMSNSFTNQTLAQIELWKHKDKYENAVYTLPKHLDEKVAALHLLKIGVELDTLSEDQAEYIGVTVEGPYKPEYYRY
- a CDS encoding biotin--[acetyl-CoA-carboxylase] ligase, with protein sequence MHKIFANTLFIGKQVISLPSCHSTNDLMAQLSAKKQLHEGAIIITEHQTKGKGQRGNQWNSPPGENLTFSVFLKPNFLLASQQFELNRIVSLSVLDVIKEFESSVKAYVKWPNDLIVNKKKIGGILIENSIHKGNIAESIIGIGFNVNQDSELLATATSLKNVFDKKFELEKVLLSVVEKIEHYYLIARSRDFKLLHQLYEEKLYLKDKVAFYEDSTGKFNGIIRKVSPEGVIEIEDETENFRKYQFKEVKLLS
- the rsfS gene encoding ribosome silencing factor, with product MNSEALSKIVVQGMQEKKAQDITILDLTDVKNAVADYFVICSATSDTQVDSISESVEKFVYKQADEDVWMKEGNNNKEWILMDFVNVVAHIFKSEVRTRYNLENLWGDAKVTEIETV